One part of the Gemmatimonadota bacterium genome encodes these proteins:
- a CDS encoding sugar phosphate isomerase/epimerase has protein sequence MDRLSFLIADPPSGWVGSIEETFRFIRSAGYAGVELNLTTELAGRLDDIEDAAQANDLPVVSLLTGSAYEEGLCLSTPDASIRDRTVERLVEYMETAERFDAVLVIGLLQGLRSDEPDPAVANERIASCLEHVGREAETRGIDIVIEPVNHLQVGFNNSVEEVRRLILCTGSTSLRPMVDTIHMHIEEISPIQPIYDCGAGLRHVHLCESHGGLPGTGRIDFAAVLDALERIGYSHFASVKVYRKAGLCDAVEKSMAYLRGLKPG, from the coding sequence ATGGACCGTCTCAGCTTCCTGATCGCAGATCCCCCGTCGGGTTGGGTCGGGAGTATCGAAGAAACTTTCCGTTTCATTCGTTCCGCCGGATATGCCGGCGTGGAACTGAACCTCACCACCGAATTAGCCGGTCGTCTGGATGATATTGAGGACGCCGCCCAGGCGAATGATCTGCCCGTCGTTTCGCTGCTCACGGGCTCGGCATACGAGGAGGGACTCTGTCTCAGCACACCGGACGCATCCATCCGCGACCGAACTGTCGAGCGCCTGGTGGAATACATGGAAACCGCGGAACGGTTTGATGCCGTCCTGGTGATCGGCCTGTTGCAGGGTTTGCGCTCCGACGAACCCGACCCTGCCGTGGCCAATGAACGGATCGCTTCCTGCCTTGAGCACGTGGGACGGGAAGCCGAGACCAGGGGTATCGACATCGTGATCGAACCGGTAAACCACCTCCAGGTGGGATTCAATAACAGCGTCGAAGAAGTCCGGCGCCTGATCCTGTGCACCGGATCCACCTCCCTCCGCCCCATGGTCGACACCATCCACATGCATATCGAGGAGATCTCCCCCATTCAGCCCATCTACGACTGCGGCGCCGGTCTCCGTCACGTGCATCTCTGCGAAAGCCACGGGGGACTTCCGGGCACCGGCCGGATAGACTTCGCTGCCGTCCTCGATGCCCTGGAACGCATCGGGTATTCCCATTTTGCTTCGGTAAAGGTCTATCGGAAGGCCGGTCTGTGCGATGCGGTAGAAAAGAGCATGGCCTATCTCCGTGGGCTGAAGCCTGGGTAA
- a CDS encoding transporter, which translates to METDLGILSIVPPALAIVLAFLTRNAVYSLAVACLVGVLISGQGPLGFSELMINAIGNTSFSWVFLLEICIGIMIAFFIRTGAIQTFTQWVAYRQLSRRGVQLWTWVLGMFVFFSDYFSPLFVGTTMRSLADKARISREKLAYIADSTSAPVIVLMPFTGWAIYISGLTIGMGPIADAGDALNAFIHSIPYNIYALAAVILVGMFAAGVIPEFGPMKKAERRALDEGKVLRDGAVPLIGRELTETPMFPEIKPRLFLNFILPVILIIVIVLGSFILTGSAKTLEAYLAVVIFLGISIRMQGIRLNDIMDTAMTGIKGIMPAIMILAFAYTINQLSKDMGTADYMVSITRDFLTPSMLPLATYLLAAVMAFSTGTSWGTFAIMLPIAVPVALVYSGDALTDIVYATIAAVAGGGVFGDHCSPLSDTSILASTGAASDHIDHVRTQIPYAMIAAMLTGVVYLVMGLTVWT; encoded by the coding sequence ATGGAAACCGACCTCGGTATTCTCTCCATCGTGCCGCCAGCCCTGGCCATCGTGCTGGCCTTCCTGACTCGGAACGCCGTGTATTCCCTGGCGGTGGCCTGCCTGGTGGGCGTCCTGATCTCGGGCCAGGGTCCCCTGGGGTTTTCCGAGCTAATGATCAACGCCATCGGAAACACCAGTTTCTCCTGGGTGTTCCTCCTCGAGATCTGCATCGGGATCATGATCGCCTTCTTCATCCGCACCGGCGCCATCCAGACCTTCACCCAGTGGGTGGCGTACCGGCAACTGTCGCGCAGGGGCGTGCAGCTCTGGACGTGGGTGCTGGGCATGTTCGTCTTCTTCAGCGACTACTTCAGCCCGCTTTTTGTCGGAACCACGATGCGAAGCCTGGCGGACAAGGCGCGCATTTCCAGGGAGAAACTGGCCTACATCGCCGACTCCACCTCGGCTCCGGTCATCGTCCTCATGCCCTTTACGGGCTGGGCGATCTACATCTCGGGGCTTACCATCGGCATGGGCCCAATCGCCGATGCCGGCGATGCGCTGAACGCCTTCATTCATTCCATTCCGTACAATATCTACGCCCTGGCGGCGGTGATTCTGGTCGGCATGTTCGCCGCCGGGGTGATCCCCGAATTCGGTCCCATGAAAAAAGCGGAACGCAGGGCGCTGGACGAAGGCAAGGTGCTTAGGGACGGCGCGGTCCCGCTCATCGGACGGGAGCTGACCGAAACCCCCATGTTCCCGGAAATAAAACCCCGCCTGTTCCTCAACTTCATCCTGCCGGTCATCCTGATCATCGTCATCGTCCTCGGCTCGTTTATTCTCACGGGGTCCGCGAAGACACTGGAAGCCTATCTCGCCGTCGTGATCTTCCTCGGGATTTCGATTCGTATGCAGGGGATCAGACTGAACGACATCATGGACACGGCCATGACGGGCATCAAGGGGATCATGCCGGCCATCATGATCCTGGCTTTCGCATATACGATCAACCAGCTGAGCAAAGACATGGGCACGGCCGACTACATGGTATCGATCACGAGGGATTTCCTCACTCCGTCCATGCTCCCCCTGGCTACCTACCTGCTGGCGGCCGTGATGGCCTTTTCCACGGGCACATCCTGGGGCACCTTCGCCATCATGTTGCCGATCGCGGTGCCCGTAGCCCTGGTTTACTCGGGAGACGCGTTGACCGATATCGTGTACGCGACCATAGCGGCCGTAGCCGGAGGCGGGGTCTTCGGCGATCATTGCTCCCCACTCTCCGATACCTCCATTCTCGCTTCGACGGGTGCGGCATCGGATCATATCGATCACGTCAGGACCCAGATTCCCTATGCGATGATCGCCGCCATGCTGACGGGCGTCGTATACCTCGTCATGGGCCTTACCGTGTGGACCTGA